A region from the Sphaerodactylus townsendi isolate TG3544 linkage group LG01, MPM_Stown_v2.3, whole genome shotgun sequence genome encodes:
- the LOC125440012 gene encoding death-associated protein kinase 2-like isoform X1: MPRCVLRRPQLLLAPQVASGGRGEGEGMEDEVFAGPEGGDEEASPGGPSTVPPFRPCLVEELYLLLEQLGSGHFGVVRRCQERSSGVFYAAKCVKVRKRKGSRLGVDREQVEREVSILQRLEHPCIMRLHDTFTSKTEVVLILELIHGGELFDFIAEKELLTEAEAIEFLQQILQGVAYMHSARIAHFDLKPENIMLFQKDVPNPRIKIIDFGLAQKLEEGATFKSLCGTPQYIAPEVINYEALSCATDMWSIGVITYIFRIGLEQKNQGPEPPSACLDNSGLVPPTSSFSPRRLSGMSPFQGETDSETLSNIVSGSYEFEDKYFSQTSELAKEFIRQLLVKEPGSRMTAPECLVHPWIKPLSRKQAVNRSRSSINMKNFRRFNARRKWKLSYNMVSACNRLCRLKLLCYQKKEDESLRDCESDQEDSPRSPPALLRRQRSSCS; encoded by the exons ATGCCCAGGTGTGTCCTCCGCCGGCCTCAGCTGCTCTTGGCCCCGCAGGTGGCGAGCGGCGGCCGCGGCGAAGGCGAGGGCATGGAGGACGAGGTCTTCGCCGGCCCGGAAGGGGGAGACGAGGAAGCGTCGCCGGGGGGCCCGTCCACCGTGCCCCCCTTccggccctgcctggtggaggaGCTGTACCTGCTGCTGGAGCAGCTGGGCAG CGGGCACTTCGGGGTGGTGCGGCGCTGCCAGGAGCGGAGCTCGGGCGTCTTCTACGCGGCCAAGTGCGTGAAGGTGCGCAAGCGCAAGGGCAGCCGGCTGGGCGTGGACCGGGAGCAGGTGGAGCGCGAGGTGTCGATCCTCCAGCGGCTGGAGCACCCCTGCATCATGCGCCTCCACGACACCTTCACCAGCAAGACCGAGGTGGTGCTGATCTTGGAGCT CATCCACGGGGGAGAGCTGTTCGACTTCATTGCTGAGAAGGAGCTGCTGACGGAGGCCGAGGCCATTGAGTTTCTCCAGCAGATCCTCCAGGGCGTGGCCTACATGCACTCCGCCCGCATCGCCCACTTCGACCTGAAG CCAGAAAACATCATGCTGTTTCAGAAGGACGTCCCAAACCCCAGGATCAAGATAATTGACTTTGGCTTGGCTCAAAAGCTGGAGGAAGGAGCCACCTTCAAAAGCCTTTGCGGGACTCCACAGTACATTG CTCCTGAAGTGATCAACTATGAGGCTTTGAGCTGTGCCACGGACATGTG gagCATTGGGGTGATTACATACATCTT CCGCATTGGTTTAGAACAGAAAAATCAGGGCCCAGAACCTCCCTCGGCCTGCCTGGACAACTCTGGCCTCGTCCCGCCGACTAGCTCCTTCTCTCCCCGCAGACTGAGTGGCATGTCTCCGTTCCAGGGGGAGACGGACTCCGAGACTCTTTCCAACATCGTCTCCGGCTCCTATGAGTTCGAGGACAAGTATTTCAGCCAAACCTCTGAGCTGGCAAAGGAGTTTATTCGGCAGCTGCTGGTGAAAGAGCCGGG GAGCCGCATGACTGCGCCTGAATGCCTCGTCCACCCGTGGATCAAG CCCCTCAGCCGGAAGCAGGCAGTCAACCGGAGCCGTTCCTCGATCAACATGAAGAACTTCCGCCGGTTCAACGCTCGGAGGAAGTGGAAG CTCTCCTACAACATGGTCTCCGCGTGCAACCGGCTGTGTCGCTTGAAGCTGCTGTGCTACCAGAAGAAGGAGGACGAGAGCCT GCGCGATTGCGAGAGTGACCAAGAAGACAGCCCCCGCAGCCCTCCGGCTTTGCTGCGCAGGCAGAGAAGCAGCTGCTCTTGA
- the LOC125440012 gene encoding death-associated protein kinase 2-like isoform X3 translates to MPRCVLRRPQLLLAPQVASGGRGEGEGMEDEVFAGPEGGDEEASPGGPSTVPPFRPCLVEELYLLLEQLGSGHFGVVRRCQERSSGVFYAAKCVKVRKRKGSRLGVDREQVEREVSILQRLEHPCIMRLHDTFTSKTEVVLILELIHGGELFDFIAEKELLTEAEAIEFLQQILQGVAYMHSARIAHFDLKPENIMLFQKDVPNPRIKIIDFGLAQKLEEGATFKSLCGTPQYIAPEVINYEALSCATDMWSIGVITYILLSGMSPFQGETDSETLSNIVSGSYEFEDKYFSQTSELAKEFIRQLLVKEPGSRMTAPECLVHPWIKPLSRKQAVNRSRSSINMKNFRRFNARRKWKLSYNMVSACNRLCRLKLLCYQKKEDESLRDCESDQEDSPRSPPALLRRQRSSCS, encoded by the exons ATGCCCAGGTGTGTCCTCCGCCGGCCTCAGCTGCTCTTGGCCCCGCAGGTGGCGAGCGGCGGCCGCGGCGAAGGCGAGGGCATGGAGGACGAGGTCTTCGCCGGCCCGGAAGGGGGAGACGAGGAAGCGTCGCCGGGGGGCCCGTCCACCGTGCCCCCCTTccggccctgcctggtggaggaGCTGTACCTGCTGCTGGAGCAGCTGGGCAG CGGGCACTTCGGGGTGGTGCGGCGCTGCCAGGAGCGGAGCTCGGGCGTCTTCTACGCGGCCAAGTGCGTGAAGGTGCGCAAGCGCAAGGGCAGCCGGCTGGGCGTGGACCGGGAGCAGGTGGAGCGCGAGGTGTCGATCCTCCAGCGGCTGGAGCACCCCTGCATCATGCGCCTCCACGACACCTTCACCAGCAAGACCGAGGTGGTGCTGATCTTGGAGCT CATCCACGGGGGAGAGCTGTTCGACTTCATTGCTGAGAAGGAGCTGCTGACGGAGGCCGAGGCCATTGAGTTTCTCCAGCAGATCCTCCAGGGCGTGGCCTACATGCACTCCGCCCGCATCGCCCACTTCGACCTGAAG CCAGAAAACATCATGCTGTTTCAGAAGGACGTCCCAAACCCCAGGATCAAGATAATTGACTTTGGCTTGGCTCAAAAGCTGGAGGAAGGAGCCACCTTCAAAAGCCTTTGCGGGACTCCACAGTACATTG CTCCTGAAGTGATCAACTATGAGGCTTTGAGCTGTGCCACGGACATGTG gagCATTGGGGTGATTACATACATCTT ACTGAGTGGCATGTCTCCGTTCCAGGGGGAGACGGACTCCGAGACTCTTTCCAACATCGTCTCCGGCTCCTATGAGTTCGAGGACAAGTATTTCAGCCAAACCTCTGAGCTGGCAAAGGAGTTTATTCGGCAGCTGCTGGTGAAAGAGCCGGG GAGCCGCATGACTGCGCCTGAATGCCTCGTCCACCCGTGGATCAAG CCCCTCAGCCGGAAGCAGGCAGTCAACCGGAGCCGTTCCTCGATCAACATGAAGAACTTCCGCCGGTTCAACGCTCGGAGGAAGTGGAAG CTCTCCTACAACATGGTCTCCGCGTGCAACCGGCTGTGTCGCTTGAAGCTGCTGTGCTACCAGAAGAAGGAGGACGAGAGCCT GCGCGATTGCGAGAGTGACCAAGAAGACAGCCCCCGCAGCCCTCCGGCTTTGCTGCGCAGGCAGAGAAGCAGCTGCTCTTGA
- the LOC125440012 gene encoding death-associated protein kinase 2-like isoform X2: MEDEVFAGPEGGDEEASPGGPSTVPPFRPCLVEELYLLLEQLGSGHFGVVRRCQERSSGVFYAAKCVKVRKRKGSRLGVDREQVEREVSILQRLEHPCIMRLHDTFTSKTEVVLILELIHGGELFDFIAEKELLTEAEAIEFLQQILQGVAYMHSARIAHFDLKPENIMLFQKDVPNPRIKIIDFGLAQKLEEGATFKSLCGTPQYIAPEVINYEALSCATDMWSIGVITYIFRIGLEQKNQGPEPPSACLDNSGLVPPTSSFSPRRLSGMSPFQGETDSETLSNIVSGSYEFEDKYFSQTSELAKEFIRQLLVKEPGSRMTAPECLVHPWIKPLSRKQAVNRSRSSINMKNFRRFNARRKWKLSYNMVSACNRLCRLKLLCYQKKEDESLRDCESDQEDSPRSPPALLRRQRSSCS; this comes from the exons ATGGAGGACGAGGTCTTCGCCGGCCCGGAAGGGGGAGACGAGGAAGCGTCGCCGGGGGGCCCGTCCACCGTGCCCCCCTTccggccctgcctggtggaggaGCTGTACCTGCTGCTGGAGCAGCTGGGCAG CGGGCACTTCGGGGTGGTGCGGCGCTGCCAGGAGCGGAGCTCGGGCGTCTTCTACGCGGCCAAGTGCGTGAAGGTGCGCAAGCGCAAGGGCAGCCGGCTGGGCGTGGACCGGGAGCAGGTGGAGCGCGAGGTGTCGATCCTCCAGCGGCTGGAGCACCCCTGCATCATGCGCCTCCACGACACCTTCACCAGCAAGACCGAGGTGGTGCTGATCTTGGAGCT CATCCACGGGGGAGAGCTGTTCGACTTCATTGCTGAGAAGGAGCTGCTGACGGAGGCCGAGGCCATTGAGTTTCTCCAGCAGATCCTCCAGGGCGTGGCCTACATGCACTCCGCCCGCATCGCCCACTTCGACCTGAAG CCAGAAAACATCATGCTGTTTCAGAAGGACGTCCCAAACCCCAGGATCAAGATAATTGACTTTGGCTTGGCTCAAAAGCTGGAGGAAGGAGCCACCTTCAAAAGCCTTTGCGGGACTCCACAGTACATTG CTCCTGAAGTGATCAACTATGAGGCTTTGAGCTGTGCCACGGACATGTG gagCATTGGGGTGATTACATACATCTT CCGCATTGGTTTAGAACAGAAAAATCAGGGCCCAGAACCTCCCTCGGCCTGCCTGGACAACTCTGGCCTCGTCCCGCCGACTAGCTCCTTCTCTCCCCGCAGACTGAGTGGCATGTCTCCGTTCCAGGGGGAGACGGACTCCGAGACTCTTTCCAACATCGTCTCCGGCTCCTATGAGTTCGAGGACAAGTATTTCAGCCAAACCTCTGAGCTGGCAAAGGAGTTTATTCGGCAGCTGCTGGTGAAAGAGCCGGG GAGCCGCATGACTGCGCCTGAATGCCTCGTCCACCCGTGGATCAAG CCCCTCAGCCGGAAGCAGGCAGTCAACCGGAGCCGTTCCTCGATCAACATGAAGAACTTCCGCCGGTTCAACGCTCGGAGGAAGTGGAAG CTCTCCTACAACATGGTCTCCGCGTGCAACCGGCTGTGTCGCTTGAAGCTGCTGTGCTACCAGAAGAAGGAGGACGAGAGCCT GCGCGATTGCGAGAGTGACCAAGAAGACAGCCCCCGCAGCCCTCCGGCTTTGCTGCGCAGGCAGAGAAGCAGCTGCTCTTGA